A stretch of the Patescibacteria group bacterium genome encodes the following:
- the tyrS gene encoding tyrosine--tRNA ligase produces MRQKINFLSELKWRGLLYQKTEGVEKIFAKPAVFYWGIDLTADSLHLGQLLGLTVMKRAIEFSHQPIILTASGTSMIGDPSGKEKERPILSRQEIEKNKKAIKKQIEKILEGEKFELLDNYDWLSKINLLEFLRQAGKYITLNSMLDKESVKARLERESGISFAEFSYQLLQAYDFLYLFEKYYCQAQVAGSDQWGNMVQGIDLIRKKLGKQVGAISWPLIEDPQTGKKFGKSAVGKTIWLDPKKTHPFEFYQFFINVSDELIPQLVRYYSFKTKPEIEAVEKQWQKQKESRLLQKELAFELTELVHSLNIAKKIKKISEILFEKSQTELTKSDLEFVKTALPYWQIKKSAKLDLAEAVFGLGLVDSKNAAKRLVQQNGVKAELLFKKFYLFRKGRKEYGIVEII; encoded by the coding sequence ATGAGACAAAAAATTAATTTTTTATCCGAGCTTAAATGGCGGGGATTGCTCTATCAGAAAACCGAAGGCGTGGAAAAGATTTTTGCTAAACCAGCAGTTTTTTATTGGGGGATTGATTTAACCGCAGACAGTTTGCACCTCGGACAGCTTTTAGGTTTGACAGTAATGAAGCGAGCGATTGAGTTTAGCCATCAGCCGATTATTTTAACCGCATCCGGCACGAGCATGATCGGCGATCCGTCAGGCAAAGAAAAAGAACGGCCAATTCTTTCTCGGCAAGAGATTGAAAAAAACAAAAAAGCAATCAAGAAGCAGATTGAAAAGATTCTTGAAGGAGAAAAGTTTGAGTTGCTGGACAATTATGATTGGTTAAGCAAAATCAATCTGCTTGAGTTTTTGCGCCAAGCGGGCAAATACATTACCCTGAACTCAATGCTTGATAAAGAATCAGTTAAGGCTCGGCTGGAACGCGAATCGGGCATTTCTTTTGCCGAGTTTTCTTACCAGCTTTTGCAAGCTTATGATTTTCTTTATTTGTTTGAGAAATACTATTGCCAAGCGCAGGTAGCTGGTTCAGACCAATGGGGCAATATGGTCCAAGGGATTGATTTAATTAGAAAAAAATTGGGGAAACAAGTTGGCGCGATTTCTTGGCCCTTGATTGAAGATCCTCAAACCGGTAAAAAATTCGGCAAATCCGCAGTCGGCAAGACTATCTGGTTGGATCCGAAAAAAACTCATCCGTTTGAGTTTTACCAGTTTTTTATTAATGTCAGCGACGAGTTAATTCCTCAATTGGTTCGTTACTATTCTTTTAAAACCAAACCGGAGATTGAGGCGGTGGAAAAACAATGGCAAAAGCAAAAAGAATCGCGCTTATTGCAAAAAGAATTAGCTTTTGAACTAACTGAATTGGTTCATAGTTTGAACATAGCCAAAAAGATTAAAAAAATTTCCGAGATTCTTTTTGAAAAAAGCCAAACCGAGTTAACTAAATCAGATCTGGAGTTTGTTAAAACTGCTTTGCCCTATTGGCAGATAAAAAAATCAGCTAAACTGGATTTAGCTGAAGCGGTTTTTGGATTAGGGTTAGTTGATTCTAAAAACGCGGCTAAACGTTTAGTTCAGCAAAACGGAGTTAAAGCCGAGTTGTTGTTTAAGAAGTTCTATTTATTTCGCAAAGGCAGAAAAGAATACGGTATTGTTGAGATAATCTAA
- the ruvC gene encoding crossover junction endodeoxyribonuclease RuvC, whose product MRKQEIVLGIDPGTKKIGFGLIEKKDKNYSFISAGLIKPEKMTLPEIAKEFVKIIKKHRPKLLAIEKVYFGRNTSSALAVSELKGAFLSQAETAKLRVIEISPTEVKNIVCGYGRADKLSVRKMMEKIISINKDLNSKDAIDALAIALAGEIKSSGLDNLKISDK is encoded by the coding sequence ATGAGAAAACAAGAGATCGTTTTGGGGATTGACCCGGGAACAAAAAAAATCGGCTTTGGCTTGATTGAAAAAAAAGACAAAAATTATTCTTTTATCAGCGCCGGTTTAATTAAGCCGGAAAAAATGACTCTGCCGGAAATCGCCAAAGAATTTGTCAAAATAATCAAAAAACACCGACCGAAATTATTAGCCATAGAAAAAGTTTATTTTGGCAGAAACACCTCTTCAGCTTTAGCGGTCAGCGAATTAAAAGGCGCTTTTCTGTCCCAAGCCGAAACTGCTAAATTAAGAGTCATTGAAATTAGCCCAACCGAAGTAAAAAATATTGTCTGCGGTTATGGTCGGGCAGATAAACTGTCCGTCAGAAAGATGATGGAAAAAATCATCAGTATAAACAAAGACTTAAACTCAAAAGACGCCATTGACGCTTTGGCAATTGCCTTGGCCGGCGAGATAAAAAGTTCCGGTCTTGACAACTTAAAAATATCTGATAAATAA